One genomic segment of Oleidesulfovibrio alaskensis DSM 16109 includes these proteins:
- a CDS encoding MarR family transcriptional regulator, producing MSNLQRHPIWKRHFKSAAALGDYSTRELSRRLGNDPISNLTQRQIRMVMIIRDHTESGRPGMLLKELAEKAEVSPSSASTMVNALVRKGILERRNCPEDRRAVRISLSGPLQSYLLASDQLLNEKLAGISSIIGEERMRCWSEVVDIIIRELETTR from the coding sequence ATGAGCAACCTCCAACGCCATCCCATCTGGAAGCGCCATTTCAAATCCGCTGCCGCACTGGGCGATTACAGCACCCGTGAGCTTTCGCGCAGACTGGGCAACGACCCCATAAGCAACCTTACCCAAAGACAGATACGTATGGTAATGATCATCCGTGACCATACCGAATCGGGCCGTCCGGGCATGCTGCTTAAAGAACTGGCCGAAAAAGCGGAGGTTTCCCCTTCTTCCGCCTCCACCATGGTGAACGCGCTGGTAAGAAAAGGTATCCTTGAACGCCGGAACTGTCCGGAAGACAGACGGGCGGTACGCATCTCGCTTTCCGGCCCGCTGCAAAGTTATTTACTGGCATCCGATCAGCTGCTTAATGAAAAGCTTGCCGGCATTTCATCCATCATCGGAGAAGAACGCATGCGCTGCTGGTCAGAAGTGGTGGATATCATCATCAGAGAACTGGAAACGACCCGATAG
- a CDS encoding THxN family PEP-CTERM protein, which produces MATRISRIIATALVLVATLAFNASAAIVTDWTYTVDGAFISWDTTVGTTGTADAPALGITGADPVALSWVFEGGVFSPGIQNAYRNISWGNIADGTGFGEDLGDVLPGATTSSLFITPAGGTLTTNGPAEDGLVLNHNNQAIDAGSIQLERGVVRAVLTLTPAGDPSLPPFSTTLDFVFYETPNSGSMPDDLFVLLNPEATTESFVYGGQEYRFSFEGGFDPIPAGYQQFLANDPDYFGDPSLAVGWITGEGGLNSRLTQVAIVATPEPSTLLLLGAGLGLLGVAGRLRRRSA; this is translated from the coding sequence ATGGCAACCCGAATCTCCCGCATTATCGCAACCGCACTGGTTCTGGTAGCAACGCTGGCTTTCAACGCCTCGGCTGCCATTGTCACTGACTGGACCTATACCGTGGACGGCGCCTTCATCAGCTGGGACACCACGGTAGGCACCACAGGCACGGCTGACGCCCCTGCTCTGGGCATCACAGGGGCAGATCCGGTCGCTCTTTCGTGGGTGTTCGAGGGCGGAGTCTTTTCGCCCGGCATCCAGAACGCTTACAGAAACATCTCGTGGGGCAACATCGCGGACGGAACCGGATTCGGTGAAGATCTGGGTGATGTTCTGCCCGGAGCAACAACCAGCTCGCTGTTTATCACCCCTGCCGGCGGCACGCTGACCACCAACGGTCCCGCCGAAGACGGGCTTGTGCTCAACCATAACAATCAGGCCATCGACGCAGGCAGCATCCAGCTGGAGCGCGGCGTGGTGCGGGCGGTGCTCACGCTCACTCCCGCAGGCGATCCTTCGCTGCCGCCGTTCTCCACCACTCTCGACTTTGTCTTCTATGAAACTCCCAACTCGGGCAGCATGCCGGATGACCTGTTTGTACTGCTCAATCCCGAAGCGACAACTGAATCTTTCGTCTATGGCGGTCAGGAATACAGATTCTCGTTCGAGGGCGGATTTGATCCCATCCCGGCCGGCTATCAGCAGTTCCTTGCCAACGACCCTGACTACTTCGGTGACCCGTCGCTGGCAGTGGGCTGGATAACCGGTGAAGGCGGCCTTAACTCGCGGCTGACACAGGTGGCCATTGTGGCCACGCCGGAACCTTCCACCCTGCTGCTGCTCGGCGCAGGACTGGGCCTGCTGGGCGTAGCCGGACGTCTGCGCCGCCGTTCCGCATAG
- a CDS encoding sugar-binding transcriptional regulator: MSGYSHEERELLSRIAWAYHVNGMTQAEVADWLGVSRARVVRLLQVCRDEGFVQIIVNTDRAVCNELERQLEAAFGLRRAIVIPAPANPRQLNHNLGQAAAHYLSGALRDGNSLGLGWGTTVAAAASSVPVEPAQGLTVVSMYGGLPYSIVVNPYEIVTTFSRRLKASQTYYIAAPMFAPSPESCRLLKSQELFRSVYARAIQVDIALIGLGELAVNATNIVLGAITREDFRSLVDAGAVGEVFGAFVDAAGQPVDHPKNHCFMGPTLEEVRSIPLRIAAAGGPSKTAILRAALVGGFADVLVTDETTAGTLLMAETGGES, encoded by the coding sequence ATGTCCGGATATTCGCATGAAGAACGCGAACTGCTGAGCAGGATTGCATGGGCGTACCATGTGAACGGCATGACGCAGGCCGAGGTGGCCGACTGGCTGGGCGTGAGCAGAGCACGGGTTGTCCGGCTGCTGCAGGTCTGCCGCGACGAGGGGTTTGTCCAGATTATCGTCAATACGGACAGAGCCGTGTGCAATGAACTGGAGCGGCAGCTCGAGGCTGCATTCGGTCTCCGGCGGGCCATCGTCATTCCTGCCCCTGCCAATCCGCGGCAGCTTAACCATAATCTGGGACAGGCGGCGGCGCATTATCTTTCGGGCGCGCTGCGCGACGGTAATTCGCTGGGGCTGGGCTGGGGCACCACCGTGGCCGCTGCGGCCTCATCCGTGCCGGTGGAGCCGGCGCAGGGGCTTACCGTCGTTTCCATGTACGGCGGGCTGCCCTACAGCATTGTGGTCAATCCTTATGAAATCGTGACAACGTTTTCGCGCAGGCTGAAAGCCTCGCAAACCTACTATATCGCGGCGCCCATGTTTGCGCCCAGTCCAGAGTCCTGCCGGCTCCTGAAATCACAGGAACTGTTCCGGTCTGTCTATGCACGCGCCATACAGGTTGATATCGCCCTCATCGGTCTGGGTGAACTGGCGGTGAACGCGACCAACATCGTTCTGGGCGCCATCACCCGCGAAGACTTCCGCTCGCTGGTGGATGCCGGTGCCGTGGGCGAAGTGTTCGGTGCGTTTGTGGATGCCGCAGGCCAACCGGTGGATCATCCCAAGAACCATTGTTTCATGGGGCCCACTCTGGAAGAGGTGCGCAGCATTCCGTTGCGCATTGCCGCGGCGGGCGGTCCCAGCAAAACGGCCATCCTCAGAGCTGCTCTGGTGGGCGGCTTTGCAGATGTGCTTGTGACGGACGAAACCACGGCAGGGACGCTGCTTATGGCAGAAACCGGAGGTGAATCATGA
- a CDS encoding glycerol-3-phosphate dehydrogenase/oxidase, producing MKREELLDRLKADKEFDLLVVGGGATGCGVALDAATRGLDVALVERADFAEGTSSKSTKLVHGGVRYLEKAVLKLDKEQFDLVREGLKERGLLLKNAPHLAHPLRLITPVHTAREAGYMYAGLVMYDLLAGRLGLGRSRLVTRKKAQQLFPTLNLDGYKAAVIYYDGQFNDARMAVTLARTANLHGATCANHVEVTALVREHGKIRGAVVRDNLTGDEWTIRARGVVNATGPMADRLRHMDDTRLPDILKVSSGIHIMLDAGFTPPDLSLMIPRTEDGRVLFMIPWMGHVVFGTTDEPATPEYSPVPVEKDVEYLLEYARRYLNRPVDRSDVLSVWSGLRPLVFASGKSSTQELARTHVIEVSPGGLLTITGGKWTSYRRMAEDTVDRADSLFGFNLRRPCVTEKLKVLGSRGYVPGAHAELAREYAVSEELAAALYTTYGDEACAVLQVARETGFTEPLHPDHPYIGAEVVYQVRHEMASHVSDVLVRRLPLGLVNIAHAVEVAPVVAEIMGSELSWDPARCKEESDAAIAMLHSWHMPQGSEG from the coding sequence ATGAAAAGAGAAGAATTACTGGACCGCCTGAAGGCCGATAAGGAATTCGACCTGCTTGTTGTCGGCGGCGGAGCCACCGGCTGCGGCGTTGCGCTGGACGCAGCCACCCGCGGACTGGATGTGGCGCTGGTGGAACGGGCTGACTTTGCCGAGGGGACAAGCAGCAAAAGTACAAAGCTGGTGCACGGCGGCGTACGCTATCTTGAAAAGGCTGTGCTCAAGCTGGATAAGGAACAGTTTGATCTGGTGCGCGAAGGGCTGAAGGAACGCGGGCTGCTGTTGAAGAACGCTCCTCATCTGGCGCATCCGCTGCGGCTTATCACACCGGTGCACACGGCACGCGAGGCCGGGTACATGTATGCCGGACTGGTGATGTATGACCTGCTGGCCGGCAGGCTGGGGCTGGGGCGCAGCAGGCTTGTGACGCGTAAAAAGGCGCAGCAGCTTTTTCCCACGCTTAATCTGGATGGCTACAAGGCGGCGGTCATATATTATGACGGTCAGTTCAATGATGCCCGTATGGCCGTGACTCTGGCCCGTACGGCCAACCTGCACGGTGCCACCTGCGCCAACCATGTGGAAGTGACCGCCCTTGTGCGCGAGCACGGTAAAATACGCGGAGCCGTGGTGCGCGACAACCTGACAGGTGACGAATGGACCATCAGGGCGCGCGGTGTGGTCAATGCCACCGGCCCCATGGCCGACAGGCTCAGACATATGGACGACACCCGGCTGCCCGATATCCTTAAAGTGAGCTCGGGTATCCACATCATGCTGGATGCCGGATTCACTCCCCCCGATCTTTCATTGATGATTCCCAGAACAGAGGACGGGCGTGTGCTCTTCATGATTCCGTGGATGGGACATGTGGTGTTCGGCACCACAGATGAACCCGCCACGCCGGAATACAGCCCGGTACCCGTTGAAAAGGATGTGGAATACCTGCTGGAATATGCGCGCAGATATCTGAACCGCCCCGTGGACCGCAGTGATGTGCTTTCCGTGTGGAGCGGGCTGCGGCCGCTGGTGTTTGCATCGGGCAAATCAAGCACGCAGGAACTGGCCCGTACGCATGTCATCGAGGTATCACCCGGCGGGCTGCTGACCATTACCGGCGGCAAGTGGACCAGCTACCGGCGTATGGCCGAAGACACCGTGGACAGGGCCGATTCGCTGTTCGGTTTCAATCTGCGGCGTCCGTGCGTGACGGAAAAGCTGAAGGTGCTGGGATCACGCGGGTATGTGCCCGGCGCCCATGCCGAACTGGCCCGAGAATACGCGGTGTCAGAAGAGCTGGCAGCAGCGCTGTACACCACATACGGCGATGAAGCCTGCGCGGTGCTGCAGGTGGCCCGCGAAACTGGATTCACCGAACCTCTGCATCCCGACCACCCGTATATCGGGGCGGAGGTTGTGTATCAGGTGCGGCACGAAATGGCCTCGCATGTGAGCGATGTGCTGGTGCGGCGCCTGCCGTTGGGACTTGTGAATATTGCCCATGCCGTCGAAGTCGCCCCCGTTGTGGCGGAAATCATGGGCAGCGAGCTGAGTTGGGACCCGGCCCGGTGCAAGGAGGAATCGGATGCCGCCATAGCCATGCTGCACAGCTGGCATATGCCGCAGGGCAGCGAAGGGTAG
- a CDS encoding MIP/aquaporin family protein: MKELSLGKELVSEFMGTLVLILFGTGTVAMTVLFGEALNITWANITLGWGLAVLLGVMAGLPSGAHINPAVTLGLAVTGRFPWRKVVPFTLAQTAGAFVGAALVFIDFKAKWLLVDPNLASTAGIFCTFPAIPDSFMPGFIDQIIGTAILLFGILAAGDFAAKNNAGWSVPFIVALLVTVIGMALGAMNGYAINPARDFGPRLFALVAGFTQANLMDISIVLTPIIGPFIGGAVGAVVYDWTTGAVHKAQN; this comes from the coding sequence ATGAAGGAACTGTCTCTGGGTAAGGAACTCGTTTCCGAGTTCATGGGCACACTGGTGCTCATTCTTTTCGGTACCGGTACGGTAGCCATGACCGTGCTGTTCGGCGAAGCCCTTAACATCACCTGGGCAAACATCACCCTCGGGTGGGGTCTTGCGGTGCTTCTGGGCGTCATGGCCGGTCTGCCTTCCGGTGCACACATCAACCCTGCGGTCACTCTGGGGCTGGCTGTGACGGGCCGCTTCCCCTGGCGCAAAGTGGTGCCCTTCACCCTTGCCCAGACCGCAGGCGCATTTGTGGGTGCGGCTCTGGTTTTTATCGACTTCAAGGCCAAGTGGCTGCTCGTGGACCCCAATCTGGCCAGTACTGCCGGTATTTTCTGCACCTTCCCCGCCATTCCCGATTCGTTCATGCCCGGCTTCATCGACCAGATAATCGGCACCGCCATTCTGCTTTTCGGCATTCTGGCTGCCGGTGACTTTGCCGCAAAAAATAATGCCGGCTGGTCCGTGCCTTTCATCGTTGCTCTGCTGGTTACCGTCATCGGTATGGCTCTGGGCGCCATGAACGGGTACGCCATCAACCCCGCCCGTGATTTCGGTCCGCGTCTTTTCGCGCTGGTTGCCGGATTCACGCAGGCAAACCTGATGGATATTTCCATCGTGCTCACGCCCATCATCGGTCCTTTCATCGGCGGTGCCGTGGGTGCCGTGGTGTACGACTGGACCACCGGCGCCGTGCATAAGGCTCAGAACTAA
- the glpK gene encoding glycerol kinase GlpK: protein MSKYILALDQGTTSSRAILFTREGDIKQIAQKEFTQIYPQPGWVEHNANEIFDTQSWVMTECLQRAGVNASEVAAIGITNQRETTVVWDRKSGAPVHNAIVWQDRRTASICDEMKKRGLAETIREKTGLVIDAYFSGTKVKWILDNVPGARAKAERGELCFGTIDTWVIWNLTKGKEHVTDESNASRTMLFNIHTGDWDEELLKILDVPRSMLPRVAGSSEVVAETHPEFLGKAVPVSGIAGDQQAATFGNACLTEGMAKNTYGTGCFMLLNTGKQAHISKNNLLTTTGWNTPSGRYYCLEGSVFIAGAVVQWLRDGLGIIQSAPEVEQLALSVPDNGGVVLVPAFAGLGAPHWDQYARGTMVGVTRGTTKAHIARAALESIALQTLDIMDCMQKDAGINLAALRADGGATRNNLLMQFQADVLGVPVERPKVTETTALGAAYLAGLAVGFWKSEDEITAMWQLDRRFEPNMSAEVREKLVYNWKRAVERSKEWAED from the coding sequence ATGAGCAAATACATTCTGGCACTCGATCAGGGCACAACCAGCTCCCGCGCCATTCTGTTCACCCGCGAGGGCGACATCAAGCAGATCGCCCAGAAAGAGTTCACGCAGATATACCCCCAGCCCGGCTGGGTTGAGCATAATGCCAACGAAATATTCGACACCCAGTCGTGGGTGATGACCGAATGCCTGCAGCGTGCCGGCGTCAACGCCAGCGAAGTGGCCGCCATAGGCATCACCAACCAGCGTGAAACCACCGTGGTGTGGGACAGAAAAAGCGGCGCTCCCGTGCACAACGCCATTGTGTGGCAGGACCGCCGTACCGCCTCCATCTGCGATGAAATGAAAAAACGCGGACTGGCGGAAACCATCCGCGAAAAAACCGGCCTTGTCATCGACGCCTATTTTTCGGGCACCAAGGTCAAATGGATTCTGGATAACGTGCCCGGCGCCCGTGCAAAGGCGGAACGCGGCGAACTGTGCTTCGGCACCATCGACACGTGGGTTATCTGGAACCTGACCAAAGGCAAGGAACACGTCACCGACGAATCCAACGCCAGCCGTACCATGCTGTTCAACATCCACACCGGTGACTGGGATGAAGAACTGCTCAAGATTCTGGATGTTCCGCGTTCCATGCTGCCCCGCGTGGCCGGTTCTTCCGAAGTGGTGGCCGAAACGCATCCCGAGTTCCTCGGCAAGGCTGTGCCGGTTTCCGGCATCGCCGGCGACCAGCAGGCTGCCACCTTCGGCAACGCCTGCCTTACCGAAGGGATGGCCAAAAACACCTACGGTACAGGCTGCTTCATGCTGCTGAACACCGGCAAGCAGGCTCACATCAGCAAAAACAACCTGCTGACCACCACCGGTTGGAACACGCCTTCCGGCCGTTACTACTGCCTTGAAGGCAGCGTGTTCATCGCCGGTGCCGTGGTGCAGTGGCTGCGTGACGGTCTGGGGATTATCCAGAGCGCTCCCGAAGTGGAACAGCTGGCACTGAGTGTGCCGGACAACGGCGGTGTGGTGCTTGTGCCTGCATTTGCCGGTCTGGGTGCACCGCACTGGGACCAGTACGCACGCGGCACCATGGTGGGCGTCACCCGCGGTACCACCAAGGCGCATATAGCCCGTGCCGCGCTGGAATCCATAGCACTGCAGACGCTGGATATCATGGACTGCATGCAGAAGGACGCCGGAATCAATCTGGCTGCCCTGCGTGCGGACGGCGGTGCCACCCGCAACAACCTGCTCATGCAGTTCCAGGCAGATGTGCTCGGTGTGCCTGTCGAGCGTCCCAAAGTGACGGAAACCACCGCGCTGGGCGCTGCGTATCTGGCAGGTCTTGCCGTGGGCTTCTGGAAGAGCGAAGACGAAATCACCGCCATGTGGCAGCTTGACCGTCGTTTTGAGCCGAACATGAGCGCCGAAGTGCGTGAAAAGCTGGTCTACAACTGGAAGCGCGCCGTGGAACGTTCCAAGGAGTGGGCGGAAGACTAA
- a CDS encoding ABC transporter permease produces the protein MTYRDLHLAFTLAIRELRSGKRRFTVFLSCLFLGVFAIAAVGSISEAARSAISRDARMLMGGDASIILPAPFIEADERNWLETRGAVSHTITLRGIARSSAGESALVSVKGVDAAYPLYGTVETSPAVPRETSFAAMLEEPDNGHPPLVADGLLLTRLGIGTGDTLRIGNQTFTVRAALLREPDRAFQGVTFGPRVIMSLSSLRKTGLILPGSLLHSRMHIRLHTDTGRPAPEAQVNAFTALAGERFGGQGWRAEPYTKAAPRIRSILDRLDMDLMLIGLAALLVGGLGIAEAVRGYMTSRIRHMATMKCLGGSVGTVLWTYYFQILIIGAAGIAAGCLAGALVPPAAGRLLETLLPVPLDTAVHPAPLLRAALLGFAIITAFSLRPLLQAGGVSPAVLFRGYTADSTAGSGTAGRLLTVAAFGVLAGLVLLYTPDKRMAWGFLGLTVLCALIFRGVALGLQHIARRLPVAGHPSIRLGLSAVHRPGAPTVHLVLALGLGLTALVAIAQIEQNLSATLERDLSRDAPAFFFVNVLQNQLEPVTTLGTASGVTRMEKGPMVRGRIVRIAGVPVGQAEVAQDVRWAVRGDRGLSQAAARPEDTEIIAGEWWPEDYDGPPLISLTADLARGFGVSVGDTLTFNILGRETEATIANIRNVDWMTFQLQFAVLFAPGLLDKAPVTWIMTAYGKGEAMDRLYRTVTSEYPNITVFSMREILADVRGIMERMGTVFRAMAGVLLATGLLVLAGAILADRHQRIYDAVIYKVCGATRTDIVLALVTEFAVSGTATGIFSAATGTLAAFVAVEGLLGLHFTVQPDAVAATIAAGTLFSLCFGLAGTVSALGKKPAPYLRDE, from the coding sequence ATGACATACCGCGACCTGCATCTGGCGTTCACACTGGCAATACGCGAACTGCGATCAGGCAAACGCAGATTCACCGTTTTTCTGTCCTGCCTCTTTCTGGGCGTTTTCGCCATAGCCGCCGTGGGATCCATTTCCGAAGCGGCACGTTCGGCCATATCACGCGACGCCCGCATGCTCATGGGCGGCGACGCCAGCATCATACTGCCCGCGCCCTTTATCGAGGCAGACGAACGCAACTGGCTGGAAACCCGCGGCGCAGTCAGTCACACCATAACACTGCGCGGCATAGCCCGTAGCTCTGCGGGCGAATCGGCGCTGGTCTCAGTCAAAGGCGTGGACGCGGCATACCCGTTATACGGCACTGTGGAGACCAGTCCGGCGGTCCCCCGTGAAACATCTTTTGCAGCCATGCTTGAAGAACCGGACAACGGACATCCGCCTCTGGTGGCGGACGGTCTGCTGCTGACCCGTCTTGGCATCGGTACCGGCGACACGCTGCGCATCGGCAACCAGACGTTCACCGTGCGGGCCGCGCTGCTGCGCGAACCGGACAGGGCGTTTCAGGGGGTGACCTTCGGGCCGCGGGTAATCATGAGTCTGTCTTCGCTGCGCAAAACAGGCCTGATACTGCCGGGCAGCCTGCTGCACAGCCGCATGCACATCAGGTTGCATACCGACACCGGACGTCCGGCACCGGAAGCGCAGGTCAACGCGTTCACAGCTCTTGCGGGCGAACGGTTCGGCGGACAGGGCTGGCGGGCGGAACCTTATACCAAAGCCGCACCGCGCATCCGTTCCATTCTCGACAGGCTGGACATGGATCTGATGCTCATAGGGCTTGCCGCGCTGCTGGTTGGGGGGCTGGGCATAGCCGAAGCCGTGCGCGGGTATATGACAAGCCGCATCCGGCACATGGCCACCATGAAATGTCTGGGCGGCAGCGTGGGCACGGTGCTGTGGACCTATTATTTCCAGATACTCATCATCGGCGCCGCCGGCATAGCCGCCGGATGTCTGGCAGGAGCGCTGGTGCCGCCGGCCGCCGGCCGCCTGCTGGAAACGCTGCTGCCCGTCCCGCTGGACACGGCGGTGCATCCGGCGCCTCTGCTGCGTGCGGCACTGCTGGGCTTTGCCATCATCACGGCATTTTCGCTGCGGCCTCTGCTGCAGGCCGGCGGTGTTTCTCCCGCAGTGCTTTTCCGCGGCTACACTGCAGACAGCACGGCGGGCAGCGGCACGGCAGGCAGGCTGCTCACCGTTGCGGCGTTTGGCGTTCTGGCCGGGCTGGTACTGCTGTATACACCGGACAAACGCATGGCCTGGGGGTTTCTGGGCCTGACAGTGCTTTGCGCACTGATATTCAGAGGTGTGGCGCTGGGGCTGCAGCATATCGCCCGCAGACTGCCTGTTGCGGGTCATCCCAGCATACGGCTTGGCCTGTCGGCCGTTCACAGACCGGGGGCGCCCACCGTGCATCTTGTGCTGGCGCTGGGGCTTGGGCTTACCGCACTGGTGGCCATCGCCCAGATAGAACAGAATCTCAGCGCCACGCTGGAACGCGACCTGTCCCGCGACGCTCCGGCCTTCTTTTTTGTCAACGTGCTGCAGAACCAGCTGGAGCCGGTAACAACGCTCGGAACCGCCAGTGGTGTGACCCGCATGGAAAAAGGCCCCATGGTGCGCGGCCGCATTGTGCGCATTGCCGGTGTTCCCGTCGGGCAGGCCGAGGTGGCGCAGGACGTGCGCTGGGCTGTCCGGGGTGACAGGGGGCTCAGTCAGGCTGCGGCCCGTCCTGAAGATACTGAAATCATTGCAGGTGAATGGTGGCCCGAAGATTATGACGGCCCTCCGCTCATCTCGCTGACGGCTGATCTGGCGCGCGGTTTCGGGGTGTCTGTGGGCGACACGCTGACCTTCAACATTCTGGGCCGCGAAACCGAAGCCACCATTGCCAACATCCGCAATGTGGACTGGATGACCTTTCAGCTGCAGTTCGCCGTACTGTTTGCTCCGGGGCTGCTGGACAAGGCCCCTGTCACGTGGATCATGACCGCGTACGGCAAAGGCGAGGCCATGGACAGGCTGTACCGCACGGTAACATCGGAATATCCCAACATCACGGTATTCAGCATGCGCGAGATACTGGCCGATGTGCGCGGCATCATGGAGCGCATGGGCACTGTCTTCCGCGCCATGGCCGGAGTGCTGCTGGCAACCGGCCTGCTGGTGCTGGCGGGTGCCATACTGGCAGACAGACACCAGCGTATCTACGACGCCGTCATTTACAAGGTCTGCGGCGCCACCCGTACGGACATAGTGCTGGCGCTGGTGACGGAATTCGCTGTTTCCGGCACAGCCACAGGCATCTTCAGCGCGGCCACGGGCACACTGGCCGCCTTTGTGGCCGTTGAAGGGCTGCTGGGGCTGCATTTTACCGTGCAGCCGGACGCCGTGGCCGCCACCATCGCCGCAGGCACCCTGTTTTCACTGTGTTTCGGACTGGCAGGCACAGTCTCGGCACTGGGCAAAAAACCGGCACCCTACCTGCGGGATGAATAA
- a CDS encoding ABC transporter ATP-binding protein has translation MDNLMTDNLMIELSDIHLTLEGGSGKVNILRGVNLQVDKAETLAVVGPSGSGKTTTLMIMAGLERPSSGFVRVAGQNLTGMHEDALARFRRSNLGIVFQSFHLVPTMTALENTALPLEFAHRPDARDRAMHALAAVGLQGRAGHYPAQLSGGEQQRVALARAFAGEPRVILADEPTGNLDSETGRRVMEHLFSMQQKLDTTLVLITHDKTLAANCSRQVHMEDGMLHDGCPRCSAAPEPADSAETAPAR, from the coding sequence ATGGATAACCTCATGACAGACAACCTCATGATTGAACTTTCGGACATACATCTGACTCTAGAAGGCGGTTCGGGCAAGGTCAATATACTGCGGGGTGTCAACCTGCAGGTGGACAAGGCAGAGACCCTCGCCGTGGTGGGGCCTTCCGGCTCGGGCAAAACCACAACGCTTATGATCATGGCCGGTCTGGAAAGGCCGTCATCAGGCTTTGTGCGCGTTGCGGGGCAGAATCTTACCGGCATGCACGAAGACGCGCTGGCCCGTTTCCGTCGCAGCAATCTGGGCATTGTGTTCCAGTCGTTTCATCTGGTGCCCACCATGACCGCACTGGAAAACACCGCACTGCCGCTGGAGTTTGCCCACCGCCCCGATGCACGCGACAGGGCCATGCACGCACTGGCCGCCGTGGGACTGCAGGGCCGGGCCGGTCACTACCCCGCGCAGCTTTCCGGCGGCGAGCAGCAGCGGGTGGCGCTGGCCAGAGCCTTTGCCGGTGAACCGCGGGTCATTCTGGCCGACGAACCCACCGGCAACCTTGATTCCGAAACAGGGCGCCGCGTCATGGAACATCTTTTCAGCATGCAGCAGAAGCTGGATACCACGCTGGTGCTGATAACCCACGACAAAACGCTTGCAGCCAACTGCTCGCGGCAGGTGCACATGGAAGACGGCATGCTGCACGACGGCTGCCCCCGGTGTTCCGCCGCGCCGGAACCCGCAGACAGCGCAGAGACCGCCCCCGCACGCTGA
- a CDS encoding arylesterase: MVEVLMRPAMSGLRYLPVLLCWCFVLAAVTAAPASDGKQPAPAGNGSAGSAARVTYILALGDSLTAGYGLESADSFPAVLEKRLRGAGLSVRVINAGVSGDTSAGGLARLGWAMDAVPGGRPDLVIVALGANDALRGLDPAMMRTNLARILEQCLDAGARVLLAGMQAPRNMGTDYAAQFDAVYPELAQQYDVPLYPFFLEGVALDPALNQPDGIHPDAQGVQVIVEKMLPHVLSALRDL, encoded by the coding sequence ATGGTCGAGGTCCTTATGCGTCCGGCAATGTCCGGTTTGCGGTATCTGCCGGTGCTGCTGTGCTGGTGTTTTGTGCTGGCCGCCGTAACGGCGGCCCCTGCTTCAGATGGTAAGCAGCCTGCGCCGGCTGGCAACGGTTCTGCAGGGTCAGCAGCCAGAGTAACGTATATTCTGGCATTAGGCGACAGCCTGACTGCGGGATACGGCCTCGAATCCGCGGATAGCTTTCCCGCCGTGCTGGAAAAAAGACTGCGCGGGGCGGGCCTTTCTGTCCGGGTGATCAACGCCGGTGTGTCAGGTGATACCTCCGCAGGCGGGCTGGCGCGTCTCGGCTGGGCAATGGACGCCGTGCCCGGCGGCAGGCCGGATCTGGTCATTGTGGCGCTGGGGGCCAATGACGCGCTGCGGGGGCTTGATCCGGCAATGATGCGCACCAACCTGGCCCGGATACTGGAACAGTGTCTGGATGCAGGGGCGCGGGTGTTGCTGGCAGGTATGCAGGCACCGCGCAATATGGGAACAGATTATGCCGCACAGTTCGATGCGGTGTATCCGGAACTGGCGCAGCAGTATGATGTGCCGCTGTACCCTTTTTTTCTTGAAGGCGTGGCTCTTGATCCTGCATTGAACCAGCCGGACGGAATACATCCCGATGCGCAGGGCGTGCAGGTGATTGTGGAAAAAATGCTGCCCCATGTGCTTTCAGCGCTGCGGGATTTATAG
- the ybaK gene encoding Cys-tRNA(Pro) deacylase: protein MTPAIAAAKKAKIWFAVHEYEHDPAAESFGKEAAEKLETDPARVFKTLVVAVSERDLAVMVVPVLHQLDLKLAAKALGVKKAAMADVKQVERATGYVLGGVSPLGQKKRLPTVVDASAAEHASVFVSGGRRGLDIELAPSDLCALTGGVFAPVAR from the coding sequence ATGACACCGGCTATTGCAGCAGCAAAAAAAGCGAAAATATGGTTTGCGGTGCACGAATACGAGCATGACCCCGCCGCGGAGTCGTTCGGTAAGGAAGCCGCGGAAAAGCTGGAAACGGACCCTGCGAGGGTGTTTAAAACGCTGGTGGTTGCTGTTTCGGAGCGTGATCTGGCCGTGATGGTGGTGCCTGTGCTGCACCAGCTGGATCTGAAGCTGGCGGCAAAGGCGCTGGGTGTGAAAAAGGCGGCCATGGCTGATGTGAAACAGGTGGAGAGAGCTACAGGCTATGTGCTCGGGGGCGTGAGCCCGCTGGGACAGAAAAAGCGGTTGCCCACCGTGGTGGACGCTTCCGCGGCGGAACATGCCAGTGTTTTTGTCAGCGGAGGACGCAGAGGGCTTGATATCGAGCTGGCACCGTCAGACCTGTGCGCACTGACGGGCGGCGTGTTTGCTCCGGTTGCCCGCTGA